A genomic region of Anaerolineae bacterium contains the following coding sequences:
- a CDS encoding S41 family peptidase gives MWRRLALWILVLGAFGAGLLLGGQITPALAGTGQQIDAALAPVQETWEIIQEQFVDPPEPEALVEAALNGLMAALDDPYSLYMDPDTFQIANSDLEGEFEGIGATVQLDEETGALVIVSTLPGSPAEAAGLRRGDAIVQVDGVDVRGISQAKIIGAIRGPEGTTVELGILRSGATEMLIVPIVRARIALATVEGKILDGDIAYIRLFQFGEDTADQLREQLQTLEVENRAGLILDLRGNPGGFLTSAVDVASEFLQEGVILTERLRDHEQVYRASGVASAPTVPMIVLVDEGSASGAELVAAALQDHERATIVGTRTFGKGTVQTWRELSNGGGIRVTIARWYTPAGRSIHEVGVSPDVFVEQDADVPETDAQLQAGINLLRQRVPELR, from the coding sequence ATGTGGAGACGATTGGCACTCTGGATTCTGGTGTTAGGCGCTTTTGGGGCTGGTTTGCTGCTGGGCGGCCAGATCACGCCGGCGCTGGCAGGGACAGGACAGCAGATAGATGCGGCTTTGGCGCCGGTGCAGGAGACCTGGGAAATCATCCAGGAGCAGTTTGTCGATCCGCCTGAGCCAGAAGCCCTAGTTGAAGCGGCGTTGAACGGCTTGATGGCGGCGCTCGACGATCCGTACAGCCTGTACATGGATCCGGATACCTTCCAGATAGCTAACAGTGATCTTGAAGGTGAGTTTGAAGGAATAGGCGCGACGGTCCAGCTGGACGAGGAAACTGGCGCCCTGGTGATTGTGAGCACGTTGCCCGGTTCTCCTGCTGAGGCGGCAGGGCTGCGCCGCGGCGATGCCATTGTGCAGGTTGATGGCGTCGATGTCAGGGGGATATCGCAGGCGAAGATCATCGGCGCCATCCGTGGCCCGGAAGGAACGACTGTCGAACTTGGTATCTTGCGATCTGGGGCAACCGAAATGCTCATTGTCCCGATTGTCAGGGCGCGCATCGCGCTGGCTACGGTTGAGGGCAAGATTCTTGATGGCGACATCGCTTATATACGGCTCTTCCAGTTTGGGGAGGACACTGCAGATCAGTTGCGAGAGCAACTGCAGACGCTGGAGGTCGAAAACCGGGCTGGGTTGATTCTCGATTTGCGTGGCAACCCCGGCGGATTCCTGACCAGCGCTGTGGATGTGGCCAGCGAGTTTCTGCAGGAAGGTGTGATCCTAACCGAACGACTACGCGATCACGAACAGGTCTATCGCGCTTCCGGTGTGGCCAGCGCGCCAACCGTGCCGATGATCGTGCTGGTTGACGAGGGCAGCGCCAGTGGCGCTGAGCTGGTCGCCGCAGCGTTGCAGGATCACGAACGGGCCACGATTGTCGGGACGAGGACATTCGGCAAGGGGACAGTTCAGACATGGCGTGAGCTGTCCAATGGCGGCGGGATCAGGGTGACAATTGCCCGGTGGTATACGCCAGCAGGGCGGTCGATCCATGAAGTTGGAGTCTCGCCTGATGTTTTTGTTGAGCAGGATGCCGATGTGCCGGAGACCGATGCCCAGCTACAGGCGGGCATCAACCTTCTGCGGCAGCGGGTTCCAGAGTTGCGTTGA